A window from Chitinophaga filiformis encodes these proteins:
- a CDS encoding PKD domain-containing protein — protein MKHLYTTMVRLFTVCLAVGLYPTLAATAQMTAVSLAGTNVTNSGGYYEYVPPSYAGSKESFPLLIFIHGIGELGNGTTQLPAVLRNGIPKLITNGTFPASFTVQGKSYSFIVVAPQFKKIPAPVDVLSLVNYLKKKYRIDNKRIYVTGLSMGGGVTEDFASAGDAYAKIVAAAVPIAGNMNPRQLPSAPNNVAKYDVPMWFLHNEDDPMVPSQYSKDWVSMIDAYKPAPNPQPKLTIFDAKGHDAWSRAYDPAYKENGMNVYEWMLQYEQGKPVSSPPPPPPPGNKKVMAKPNIGNGMYYTDAMSAFKLNPGDTLCIPAGDYEFIQLGNLVGTAAKPIVITNCGGVVRTGIKTLKTDVSFGIMGGKFLHITGSGTPGIEYGFDVNGKNLIGVKMQGMYLGSGSSDIDVHNFYIHDVGSFIVAKTTQECDNPQFWEGRYVMKNVKIHHIKGRYAAYEGFYIGNTHYIMDYLLCKGIKSHHIQDLEVYDNDLQYMGQDGIQVAMADMGDNRVHNNVVRNYGTNKLDAQSYGMLMGGGSRVKLYDNVVDDGYLPGIALFGSGISYVYNNTVSNVENGEGIQVADKLILEPVTAYIYNNTIYNTGNSGIKIYAYLTTIGHKVYNNLIIEKSLGGSYPTDGIYIRGAQNIKFDYGNNLFSTIANAASVVTNGAGGDLHLTAKSKAIDAGKSVADLGLADDLDGNRRPMNKGFDVGAYEYQGPASPGQGNNSTPVANAGKDITITLPTNTVTLDASASTDADGKISKYAWKQLSGPNNAAITNAAIATTSVTGLAAGTYIFTLTITDDKAATDVDSITVKVNPAVANKAPVANAGANTTITLPVNSVALDGSASKDADGKITKYAWKKLSGPVAGTLSAATLAKTTVTGLVAGTYVFSLTVTDDDNATATANVTVTVNPVVQPNKAPVANAGANTTITLPVNSVALDGSASKDADGKITKYAWKKLSGPVAGTLSAATLAKTTVTGLVAGTYVFSLTVTDDDNATATANVTVTVNPVVQPNKAPVANAGANTTITLPVNSVALDGSASKDADGKITKYAWKKLSGPVAGTLSAATLAKTTVTGLVAGTYVFSLTVTDDDNATATANVTVTVNPVAQPNKAPVADAGGMQSITLPVNTVTLDGSGSKDPDGKIVKYAWKKISGPAAGGIVTNASNARTTVTGFVGGTYTFSLTVTDDDKATSTANVVVRVNNQPPDIAPVANAGPDQTITLPNNAVELDGSGSKDADGRIMKYAWRKLSGPSGGTFTQSNVAVTRATDLVEGTYVLTLTVADDDNVLDTDTMRVVVKPAPVSNRAPVANAGADVTITLPVNSVILNAAASSDADGVITNYQWLKVAGKDVRFSNSQGIINVVSALTEGTYTFELTVTDNKNATAKDRITVRVLPAKTDDNNSNDKAPVARTQGDLTLKLPVQSMNADGNASYAINSTITSYAWKQVYGPLQAIFSAPNASSTKISGMAFPGSYVFELTVTDANNLSSRSTFEVTVLDTEGDAFVPEVMTYPNPAVSTLYFKQRMKNATQGTITIFNISGRAMKSYILPAGDNQQEALDISSLPAGTYILQVVYKDSTYKWSTKFIKAN, from the coding sequence ATGAAACATTTGTACACAACTATGGTCAGACTGTTCACTGTATGCCTTGCAGTGGGGCTGTACCCAACGTTAGCAGCAACCGCCCAGATGACGGCGGTATCATTAGCCGGAACCAATGTTACAAATTCCGGGGGGTATTATGAATATGTTCCTCCATCCTATGCAGGCAGCAAAGAATCTTTTCCTCTGCTGATCTTCATTCACGGGATAGGAGAATTGGGTAACGGTACCACACAGCTGCCTGCTGTGCTGAGGAACGGTATACCGAAGCTCATTACCAACGGAACGTTTCCTGCTTCATTTACAGTACAGGGCAAATCTTATTCATTTATAGTTGTTGCCCCGCAGTTTAAGAAAATTCCCGCTCCTGTGGATGTATTGAGCCTGGTCAACTATCTGAAAAAGAAGTACAGGATTGATAACAAGCGGATCTATGTAACCGGCCTGAGTATGGGTGGCGGTGTTACGGAAGACTTCGCGAGCGCGGGCGACGCCTATGCCAAGATCGTTGCTGCAGCTGTTCCTATTGCAGGTAATATGAACCCCAGACAGCTGCCCTCAGCTCCAAACAATGTAGCTAAATACGATGTGCCCATGTGGTTCCTTCATAATGAAGATGACCCGATGGTGCCCTCACAATATTCAAAGGACTGGGTGTCCATGATAGATGCCTATAAACCAGCTCCCAATCCACAACCCAAACTCACCATTTTCGACGCAAAAGGACATGATGCCTGGTCCAGGGCCTATGATCCTGCCTATAAGGAAAATGGTATGAACGTATACGAATGGATGCTGCAATACGAGCAGGGAAAGCCTGTGAGTAGTCCGCCGCCGCCACCTCCGCCGGGCAACAAGAAAGTGATGGCAAAACCCAATATTGGTAATGGCATGTATTATACAGATGCCATGAGCGCCTTCAAGCTCAACCCGGGCGATACTCTCTGTATACCCGCCGGCGACTACGAGTTTATACAGCTGGGTAACCTGGTAGGTACAGCCGCCAAACCGATCGTGATCACCAATTGCGGCGGTGTGGTAAGAACGGGTATCAAGACCCTGAAAACAGATGTTTCTTTTGGCATCATGGGAGGTAAATTCCTGCACATCACCGGCTCCGGTACGCCTGGTATAGAATATGGCTTTGATGTAAATGGTAAGAACCTGATCGGTGTCAAAATGCAGGGGATGTACCTGGGCTCCGGCAGCTCTGATATTGATGTACACAATTTCTATATCCACGACGTAGGTTCCTTCATCGTGGCGAAGACCACGCAGGAATGCGACAATCCACAGTTCTGGGAAGGCAGGTATGTGATGAAGAATGTGAAGATACACCACATCAAAGGCCGCTATGCCGCCTATGAAGGGTTCTATATCGGCAACACCCATTACATCATGGATTACCTTCTCTGCAAAGGCATTAAATCCCACCATATCCAGGACCTGGAAGTATACGATAATGATCTCCAGTACATGGGCCAGGATGGTATACAGGTGGCCATGGCGGATATGGGAGACAACCGGGTACACAACAATGTTGTACGTAACTACGGCACCAACAAGCTGGATGCACAAAGTTATGGTATGCTGATGGGCGGTGGCTCCCGGGTGAAGTTGTACGACAACGTGGTTGATGACGGTTATCTGCCCGGTATCGCATTGTTTGGTTCGGGCATCTCTTACGTCTACAACAACACCGTTTCCAACGTAGAGAACGGAGAGGGCATCCAGGTGGCGGATAAGCTGATCCTTGAACCGGTGACCGCCTATATATACAACAACACGATCTACAATACGGGCAATAGTGGCATCAAGATATATGCATACCTGACCACTATCGGCCATAAAGTATACAACAACCTGATCATCGAAAAGTCTTTAGGTGGCAGCTATCCCACGGATGGCATTTACATCAGGGGGGCGCAGAACATTAAATTCGACTACGGTAATAACCTCTTCTCCACTATTGCGAATGCCGCAAGTGTAGTAACAAATGGCGCAGGCGGCGATCTGCACCTGACCGCTAAATCCAAAGCGATCGATGCCGGTAAATCGGTTGCTGATTTAGGCCTGGCCGACGATCTTGATGGCAATAGACGCCCTATGAACAAGGGCTTCGATGTAGGCGCCTATGAATACCAGGGACCAGCTTCCCCTGGTCAGGGCAATAACAGTACACCGGTGGCTAACGCCGGTAAGGATATTACCATCACACTGCCAACCAATACCGTAACACTCGATGCTTCTGCCTCCACTGATGCAGATGGAAAGATCAGTAAATACGCCTGGAAACAGTTATCCGGACCAAACAATGCGGCTATCACCAACGCGGCCATCGCTACTACAAGTGTAACAGGACTGGCGGCAGGTACCTACATCTTCACCCTGACGATCACTGACGATAAAGCTGCTACAGACGTAGACAGTATTACTGTAAAAGTAAATCCTGCGGTGGCGAATAAAGCGCCTGTAGCCAATGCCGGTGCTAATACCACCATCACGTTGCCTGTCAATTCAGTGGCATTGGACGGTTCAGCCTCGAAAGACGCGGATGGTAAGATCACCAAATATGCCTGGAAGAAATTAAGCGGGCCTGTAGCAGGTACATTATCCGCTGCTACGCTTGCCAAAACTACAGTAACAGGTCTGGTGGCAGGAACATATGTATTCTCCCTGACCGTGACCGACGATGATAATGCAACAGCTACCGCGAATGTGACGGTAACGGTGAACCCTGTTGTACAACCAAATAAGGCGCCTGTAGCCAATGCTGGCGCCAATACCACCATCACGTTGCCTGTCAATTCAGTGGCATTGGACGGTTCAGCCTCCAAAGACGCGGATGGTAAGATCACCAAATATGCCTGGAAGAAATTAAGCGGGCCTGTAGCAGGTACATTATCCGCTGCTACGCTTGCCAAAACTACAGTAACAGGCCTGGTGGCAGGAACGTATGTATTCTCTTTGACCGTGACCGACGATGATAATGCAACAGCTACCGCGAATGTGACGGTAACGGTGAACCCTGTTGTACAACCAAATAAGGCGCCTGTAGCCAATGCTGGCGCCAATACCACCATCACGTTGCCTGTCAATTCAGTGGCATTGGACGGTTCAGCCTCCAAAGACGCGGATGGTAAGATCACCAAATATGCCTGGAAGAAATTAAGCGGGCCTGTAGCAGGTACATTATCCGCTGCTACGCTTGCCAAAACTACAGTAACAGGCCTGGTGGCAGGAACGTATGTATTCTCTTTGACCGTGACCGACGATGATAATGCGACAGCTACCGCGAATGTAACGGTAACGGTGAACCCTGTTGCACAACCGAATAAGGCGCCTGTAGCCGACGCGGGCGGCATGCAGAGCATCACATTGCCTGTTAATACGGTAACACTGGACGGTTCTGGCTCTAAAGATCCCGACGGTAAGATCGTTAAATACGCCTGGAAGAAAATAAGCGGGCCGGCTGCCGGTGGTATAGTCACCAATGCCAGCAACGCAAGGACGACAGTCACAGGCTTTGTAGGCGGAACATACACGTTCTCCCTGACGGTTACAGACGATGACAAGGCTACATCCACCGCCAACGTGGTAGTGAGGGTGAACAACCAGCCACCAGATATAGCTCCTGTTGCCAATGCAGGGCCTGACCAAACCATTACACTGCCAAACAATGCAGTTGAACTGGATGGCAGCGGCTCGAAAGATGCAGATGGCCGGATCATGAAATATGCATGGCGGAAATTAAGTGGTCCTTCAGGCGGTACCTTTACACAGTCTAATGTGGCTGTTACCAGGGCTACAGACCTCGTAGAAGGTACTTACGTGCTGACGCTCACAGTTGCTGATGATGATAATGTACTCGATACAGATACAATGAGGGTAGTAGTGAAACCGGCTCCTGTCAGCAATAGAGCGCCTGTTGCCAATGCAGGTGCTGATGTGACCATCACGCTGCCGGTGAACAGTGTCATCCTGAATGCTGCCGCTTCCTCTGATGCAGATGGTGTGATCACCAACTACCAATGGCTGAAGGTGGCGGGTAAAGATGTACGCTTCTCCAATTCACAGGGTATCATCAATGTAGTGTCTGCGTTGACAGAGGGTACTTATACATTCGAGCTGACGGTAACAGACAATAAGAATGCTACCGCCAAAGACAGGATAACGGTGAGGGTATTGCCGGCAAAAACCGACGATAACAACAGTAATGATAAGGCGCCTGTGGCACGTACACAGGGCGACCTGACGCTGAAATTACCGGTACAAAGCATGAATGCTGATGGCAACGCATCTTACGCCATTAACAGTACCATCACTTCCTATGCATGGAAACAGGTTTATGGTCCGCTGCAGGCAATCTTCTCGGCCCCGAATGCGAGCAGTACGAAGATCTCCGGTATGGCCTTCCCTGGCAGCTATGTGTTTGAACTGACGGTAACAGATGCCAACAACCTGAGCAGCCGTTCTACTTTCGAGGTGACGGTGCTGGATACGGAAGGAGATGCATTCGTTCCTGAGGTCATGACTTACCCGAATCCTGCCGTTAGCACCCTGTACTTCAAACAACGTATGAAGAATGCGACACAGGGGACTATCACGATCTTTAATATATCCGGCAGAGCGATGAAGAGCTATATACTGCCGGCGGGCGACAACCAGCAGGAAGCACTGGATATATCATCCCTGCCCGCAGGTACATACATACTGCAGGTGGTATACAAAGACAGCACTTATAAATGGAGTACGAAGTTCATAAAAGCTAATTAA
- a CDS encoding lipopolysaccharide biosynthesis protein has translation MGFKLLSVFNNRHFHSLLGNLVSAFLNVLSFAILVRLLSLSAFGEWVLFIGTYTVLDQIRTALLQSGIIKFYTGADEERGREVAGSAWYLVLILTGIYLLLNLIAGLILYNYFDETWRFFMRWLGLMMVVSVPFNVASWFLQSEHRFDKILQIRFWQNGGFLVLILLFHFFGSVTLPNVLVAYMTGLAATSCFTLLKGWTKVRTLVYNTKKQVMVLVKYGWLIVGSMISSGFLNYSDNFLIRTMISPAAVAIYSIPQKFMEVIEIILRSFVATAQPTLSGAANRNEWGEVSRAFSRYTGVVSIVIIPFIIGMIIFTQPLIIILAGRAYLPATDVVRIFLLCAFLYPIDRFIGVALDMINRPLTNFYKNFIKLVLNIIGDVVFIAIFHDVRWVAFGSLLNMIICVVIGYYMLKKYVPFTTGEIIRLGWAECLVMLEKVTGKLKLVK, from the coding sequence ATGGGATTTAAATTACTATCGGTATTTAACAACAGGCATTTTCATTCTTTATTAGGTAATCTCGTCTCGGCTTTTCTGAATGTACTATCATTTGCCATTCTCGTTCGTTTACTGTCCCTGTCTGCCTTCGGGGAATGGGTATTGTTCATAGGCACTTACACTGTACTTGATCAGATCCGGACCGCCCTGCTGCAATCTGGCATTATTAAATTCTATACCGGCGCCGATGAAGAAAGGGGCCGGGAGGTGGCAGGCAGCGCATGGTACCTGGTGCTCATTTTAACGGGCATTTATCTGCTGCTGAATCTCATTGCAGGGCTTATACTATACAACTATTTCGATGAGACCTGGCGCTTCTTTATGCGCTGGCTGGGCCTTATGATGGTCGTTTCTGTACCCTTCAACGTGGCCAGCTGGTTCCTGCAGTCAGAGCATCGTTTTGACAAAATATTGCAGATCCGTTTCTGGCAGAACGGCGGCTTCCTGGTACTGATATTACTGTTCCATTTCTTTGGCAGCGTTACCCTTCCCAATGTGCTGGTTGCCTATATGACCGGGCTGGCAGCTACCAGCTGTTTCACGCTGCTGAAAGGATGGACGAAGGTACGTACCCTGGTATACAATACTAAAAAGCAGGTGATGGTGCTGGTAAAATACGGCTGGCTCATTGTAGGCAGTATGATCTCTTCCGGTTTTCTCAACTATTCCGATAACTTCCTGATCCGTACCATGATCAGTCCTGCGGCTGTAGCTATATACAGCATCCCCCAAAAGTTCATGGAAGTCATAGAGATCATCCTCCGCAGCTTTGTGGCTACCGCACAGCCTACGCTTTCCGGCGCGGCCAACAGAAATGAATGGGGAGAGGTGTCACGGGCTTTCAGCCGTTATACCGGCGTTGTCAGCATCGTCATCATTCCTTTTATCATTGGCATGATCATCTTTACGCAACCACTGATCATCATCCTGGCCGGCCGTGCATACCTGCCTGCTACAGATGTGGTGCGCATCTTTCTCTTATGTGCCTTTCTCTACCCTATTGACCGTTTCATAGGTGTAGCCCTTGATATGATCAACCGTCCGCTGACCAATTTCTATAAAAACTTCATCAAACTGGTGCTAAATATTATCGGGGACGTTGTCTTCATTGCGATTTTCCATGATGTGCGCTGGGTTGCATTTGGATCACTGCTGAATATGATCATCTGCGTCGTGATAGGATATTATATGCTGAAGAAATATGTGCCATTCACAACGGGTGAGATCATCAGGCTGGGATGGGCGGAATGCCTGGTAATGCTGGAGAAGGTAACCGGAAAGCTGAAACTGGTAAAATAA